ATTTCGTATACAGAAGGATGATCTtgtttaatatatatatataaaagaggGTGGTGTTGTTGTGTAATCTTGTGAAAGGGCTTAGAACTCAAACCACATGCTTAAAGCAATTTCATTTTGCTGAGTGAAGTTCCAATCTGCATTGCAGAATGGTTGGTAACCTTACACGTTTGTACTACCATCTGCCATGCGTGGAAAGCTTTGTGGAGTACTGTTTGCTAGTGCGTTATATGATCGAACACTACCATGTTCGAGGGAGTTGTCTTATTTTGGGTCTGTTTGTGGTTGATTATTTTAATAGATTAAAgattttaattttggataatcagtttttgtgatattttcatttgcttttgtattctgtttataatttttttaatgataaaaaattttggataatcAGTTTTTTGCGATATTTTCAGTCGTTTTTGTATTCTATTTATAAATTTTGTTAACgatccaaaaaaattaaaatttataattacTGAAAGAGCAGCTTTTACTGATTCTAATTATTCTCTATAATCAATTTTCATAATCAAATTCTGTAAAATCTAAAGCCATCGAGAACAAGGCCTGTGTGAACTTTTATATAGGATAGAAACAATGTTGCTATGTGGTTGGTAAGACAAGAAATGCGGAGATGTAATGTGGGTGTGGAACTTTGATTTGGATCAATCATATGCGGACAGCTGCTTCACTGAAGCTCCTTTCGGCAATTTAGAAGATCAAAAATGGGGTAATGATGATGAACGCCCTGAATTATTGCAGCGTGCTCGATGCTTAAATTTCGCAAGTTAGCCACATAACCTTCAAGTCTTCACTCTGATCTGAAAGTGCTGGAATAGAAAATGGAAGCTCCTTTAAGGTAGTGCTTACTCCACTGCTATTTGTTGGTGGAATTTACGTGTCAGCACTAAGGGAGCTACTCCCATCAGTATAAAGCGAGAAGAATTGTTGCGGGAGCTTGCACATCACAGAAGAAGAAAGATATCACAGAAGGAGAAAGAAATCACAGAAGAAGAGAGATGAAGACTACAATGAAGTACGTTTTTGCTCTGGGGTTCCTTGTGGTTCTGGGGATTTCCTGCTTGAATGGAGCAGATGGAGCTGGAGAATGTGGAAGATCTTCTCCAGGCATGGAAGCTATGAAGCTGATTCCTTGTGCAGAGGCAGCACAAGATGCAAATGCTCCAGTTTCTAGCGGCTGCTGTGCTCAGGTGAAGAAGCTGGGCCAGAATCCAAAATGCCTCTGCGCTGTGATGCTCTCTGACACGGCTAAAAATTCTGGGGTCAAGCCAGAAATTGCCGTAACCATTCCCAAACGCTGCAATCTGGCTGATCGTCCTGTGGGCTACAAATGCGGGGGTACGCCACTCTCTTCTTATTCTCATTTGATTTACTACTATTGACCGATTTTGCAGCATTTTCCCTTCAAGGATAAAGCTCAAATTGAAAAGGGATCAATAAATCTTATCTCCCGATCCTTCGTTTCGTTTAGCTTAATCTCAAACTGAACATCATGTTTCGTGCAGCTTACACATTGCCTTGAAGTCTTGAAGATGGAAGAATGAAGACTGCTAGCCATAACGTTCCGCGTATGAACTACATCTGCTTTGGGTAGCATGCATGTATTAAACACTTTCTGGCTAGTTTGTCTGGTAAATAATCTATGTTATGTCTGAAGCATATGTATGATTAATGATAGTCTACTGTCATGTTTGGGCTTATGTTTAATAATAACCGGTCTAAACACCTCTGGTGTTTGTAGCAAAGCTTATTATGCTCACACTCTGCCTTGCCTATGATACTCTCTTATTCTTGTGTGAATCCATCCAACAAATGTGGAATGACGCGACTCCCATGTCCTAATCAATCTCTTCTCTGAGGCGATGATGTTCTTCTCGTGCATACGCGTATCACATGATCATGCTTGGAAAGCAACAAGCCTTTACGGTTTGAGGATAATGAAGAATCAAGTTCTCgattgtgaattttttttggatagtAGAGTGATAGCTCAACAAGTACAAAAAAAACATAGGCAGTAGTTTCTACGGTCCAGATTCATGTGCCCCCTCGGCCGCAAAAGCAAaaatctttcttcttttttttttttttttaaataaaagaaaaagacaaagaGGACCCATAACAGCAATTTTGAGATGTCTCCTCCGGAAGACACGTCTGAAATGCAAACGTCTCAGAGTATCTTCTTGAGCTTCAGTTGTGAACTGACCACAACAGATGAATTTTACTATTCTGAGCCGCAATTTTAACTGTACCAACCACATGACAGATTGGACAAAATCTAACATGGATTGACTTGAATTAGCATTTAGGTGAAGGTCCCCTGGCTGCTGCTTGTTGCGGGACCATCTAAGACACTACTGAACCTTGGAAAATTAACTGTACAACTGTAAAACATCTTGTTgcagattcttttttttttttttccaaactgtCTGGACCGAGCAAGCAGCACCTGCTCTTAGTTCTTCCTATGTCCTAGTTCTACATCTTAACTAGCTCTTCTTTTGTGCTAAGCTCAACCAATTACTTTGGTCACAAAAGCGGTTGCTTTCATCAGAAAACCATCTGAAACGTGGATAACTCAACTGCTTTTGTCACAATAGCGATATGGATGAAGTGTTTGCTTATGTGATTTGCCGTTGTCCAGGAAAACATGATGTACTTCaacaagagggagagggagagagagagagagagagagagagagatggtcAGGTTGTCGATTAAACAAGATACTTATCATATACAGGACGGACGGCTACATTTAATTAGCTGACACCACCACATAGGACAGTTACATTGATTAGCAGAGACCAGAAATACTAGAAGAACGGAATGACTACAAAAAGTAAACATCAACTGAAATACTACAAGCCTTCAAAGTCACAACCATAGCTGATACCCTACCATCTTCTCACGATTCATGATGCAAAAGAAATCGCGTCTCTGGAGTCTGGACCCCCTACAAAGATTTAAACAACGGAAAATCACATCACTGAACTGTGACAAAAGAACAAATGCATTTTCTGTTATCATAAAAATTTTAACTCCAGACAGAATTAAGTGATATAAATCACAGCACAGCTCTATATAGTTTCGGGTTATGCTAGTATTACATTAGCAAGTCAGTTCGCAATATGCTGTGATGGATGTCCTTCGAAAATACAACGAGGAGGAAACAAGAAGGAAATAACCCACCCAAGACTTGGAAGGAAAATTTATTAGGAAAATACCTGCTTGTCAATGGGTTATTAGCTGTGCACAAAGCATTAGCCCTAGTAGTAAAGTGACCCTGTACAAATCATCCGAAATGATCATTTCCACTTTCTTTGTTAAATAATGGAAAGAATGAACTTTGAATTCTTAACAATCTTACCCTGCCACCAATTTCCTCTGGATGCAGAACTCGGATTGTTATCATTTGAATCATCATCTTCCCCATCTCTCCTGAACTGGTTTTCAGTCGAAACAGAGAGAGAACGAACATAAGGCGCCCAGTCTTCAATACTTAAACTACTGCctctgaatttagttttcaCGAAAGGAAGGGGAATATACTTACGACATGCTGAGAATTAGTGTTCTGGCCAGTTGGAGAATAAACTTCTTGCCCACCATAGTAGATTGATGAGCTGAAGTAGCACGGTTCTGAAGTTTCACTTTGATAAATGGAACTCTTTTCCTTAGTGTCCGCCCTGCTCTTCTGATTTATGTAATCTAAGATCAAGATCGCAATAACGTTAGAATTTTTATTTGGTATAGCATATATGTCTCAGAAATGCATACTTAAAATCCGAACATTGACCAAAATATAAGTTCAGTTTCTAAGCTTTCCTTTCACTACCAACTACCGAGTGCGGATCTTGAAGATTACCTGCGGAAACCAGAAAAGCTATATGCTCGTTGGCAGATAAAAGTACAAGAAAACATGCACACAAACCTGAAGTTCCATTCCTGGCAGTGCCATATTGACTCCCAAAATCCTGCTTTCTTCCAGAATGAGCGGAGTCCTTCCCAAGCCCCTTAAATAAAAAATGTGAATGCTTTAGATTTGGAGGTTGCCAAATAGTATCGTGAAGAATTGCAATTCTTGTAGTAAAATTACATTGTgaaaatggtaaaaaaaaaagcatgatcttcttgatgCCTTCGCCCAATGCTATAGTGACAGAGATATCCAAAACACTACGTAAAAGCATGTGTGGGGGAGATATGATTTCAAGTCAGCAAATTGCAATCTATGATGGATATCAAGCAACATGCACAATCTTCACGTAAAGTCAAACTATTGCTTTCTGTGCTCGATTACAGGCCTATTAGTTATCAAAAAAtccaaacaagaaaactaaCATCCTCCTGCAAATTCTCAGGCTAACTAGTCAATAATAACATGTAGTGGTAAATGATGCtcacaaaaaagaaaatcaagaaattccgaCCAACAAACGGAGACAGAGGGTGCAGAGTAGGCAATAAAAGGGTGGGGCTGTAAGTATGTACCGTGGAGGACGGCCCAAATACAGATCCAAAGAGCCCAGTGGATGAAGAGGAAGATTTGGATGGCTCCTTGGGACCAAATAGATCCATAGTAAAGGATGAAGATGAACTACCCACTTGCTTTCCCTTCTCCATATGATTTACCAAGTTACTTGCGGCTTAGAATTCAGAATTCACTTGCGGTTGTTTTTCTCTGTCAACCGAGCAACCAATGAATAAAAACTATCGCCGGTTACTTAGTAGTATACGGGCAACAAGAAGGAAACAGATAACCTCGAACCCGCAACACCCTAACAAACCAACACAGAAAACCAAGAAGAACCTCGTGGTGGATAAGATCGATCTCTCTTATCTGAGACTCAGGGAaagaaataaatacaactaagtAACTACAACGACAACAGAATCAGTGTACTCGGGACGACTCCTGCTTAACTACCATACGACTCTTTCACTACTAGTAGTAGTTATTATACATGGACAGAAAAAGCTGAGCTCTGAAGAACAGAGATAGATATGGATAGATAGCTACAGGGCACGTGAAGTTGCCAGTCTTATGTGCAGAAAATGGAACGGTGGTGAGTGGTATTTATAGGCCCCAGAATGTTAACAGCAACCAAACCAAATATTAAGTCACCCCAAAAAAAGCCCATCTTCATTCATTCATGGTGACAGTTATTCATGTCTCCCCCACATCCGTGACTGTCCCTCCATCCATTCCATTCTATCCTTTACCGCTCTccactatttttttctttcttctctatGCTCCGTCCGCAGACTACTTCGAATTAACACATGGGATCTTGACATTTAGCCAAGTGGACATGTTGCCATCTCTATAAGCCACGTGTCCCCACAATTGGGATATTAATAGTACCTCAGCATCGGAAGGACTCCCACCACTGTTAATACCAACCAtgcatcttcttcctcttctctcATATCATCATCAAATATGTCATCATCATCAAAGTCCTCTTTCTTTGACCACTGTCGTcgttgagagagagagatggacGATGGAATGGATGGAGGGACCCATATGGAGTAAGGTCCCACGAGAAATAAAGGAGAGAGTACTCCTGTAATAGAGTAAACGGTAGTGTTATATGGATGGATAACTGGATAAGGTTGTTTCAGTCATACAACTTGCGTTTTGCATCTGTGTACAGTATATACTATATGGATGGATAGCAGCCTCGGGGCAAGAGGCCCCTCACCTCATTGCCAAACGGTTGACCGTAAAAGGGTTCGGTTCTCTTCTATGTTTCTTACTTGCAAAACGAGCAGTCCCTATTTGGTGAAGAATAAAGATGGGTGGATAAATGGATAGATAGATACTGATGCATTGAAGAAGATATTAGATCTTATTCCTCCGCGTATCTGCTTTCGGAGAATCTCTCGCTAACTCGGAGTCTTTTAGAAGGAATATTAAGAGGGGGCAAGACTCATGTGATTTTAATGTGAAATATCCCAAGGCTGTTCCCTTATTTTATGTGGAGAATCTTCCCACCAaattctttgttttaattaacTAGATTTCTTTAGAAGTCATGGCCCTCATTGTATGGTCAGTTAGGCCTTCTTTGTTCCTTTTtggcttcttttcttttttatattacAAAACTTTAGCAAGGGGTTCGGATTTCTTGCTCGATTTCTTGTTTGTATGGGACGAATGAACTACATATTTTAAGGCAAATTGATATTCTCCAACGGAAGAGGAGCACTCGAAAGCTAAATTATTAAAGATTCTGCATCAACTTAAACGTACCCTCTTATGGTAAAGAAAAATTCCACAAGTAATCTGAATACAACTAATTCAAGGATGAAGGCAACTGTGACACGGCCAAGCGTCTATGGCAGAATACAGCATGATGGGCTTATCGGCGTGCTTTGAGACGTCCTAATCAGTAATCACCCATCCCACTAGTTGTCAATCGATCACTAACTCGTGCCCTGTGTGTCGCTTCACCTCCGCCTAATTTTCATCCTTTTAACTGTTCCTTGGAACATCGGATTTTTGGTATATATGGGCGTTTTCCACATCAATAGTTGGAAGGCTAGTTTGCATGAAGTACCAGTGAGAATAATTTCATTGCCATTCTTACAGAATCATGTAATCATCaggttattcaaaaaaaaaaaaaaaagaaaactttagCATCACTGTTTGTTTCTCTTGACAAAAACACAAGTTTTGTATGAAATAAaacacaagtttttttttttttctcttgacaAAATCTTGATTTAGCATCACTGTTTGAGTGAAAGAAAACTTTTGTAGCTACTCGGAAAGTTTTGGTTCTATGATTTCCCGTGAGCAGATAACAAATCGTTTAAAGCACGGATGTCGGCATCAATTCTTGGATCTTTTTGCCGATTGAGCTTAGCCAATCTTTACTGACTGAATCTTTGTCTATAGAGTTTTAGACTTTCTGCCATTTCTCCGGTGTTTCATTACTCAGATAGGAACTAATTAAAGTATGCCGTCTAGTAAGTACTAGTATTATTTGTGATGATGAGTAGTGGAAGGATAATTCTAGCAGAGAATCGAGCAGCATTGTATCTTTAGCTTGAAAACAGGCAGACACGTATATGATTTAGTCTTGGTGGAACGACAAATCATTTGGGCATTGGAAATAAATTCAATATGATGGAGATAATGATGGTCTTTTTAATCGGGTTTTTTAGGCATTATATGTTCTTAAGATGTCATGATGATTTTAATCTGAATTGGTCTTTTCACCACTAGGGTACCATCATTGTAATACCAGCAACGATCAACTTCATAGAGTTATTTTATGCGCAAACAAATATTAAGGGAAACCAAAATTATTGAAAGCCAAGAACAACAACATGAGGTCCACTTAGCAAGTACCAGGCTAGATATACTGAAACTTGATAGCTagataacatttttttttttttttaaatgttgtGGCTGTAGATGCATATCAAGGATAACGTCTAATGCCTAATCATTGATTCCTTCGTCAGGTGTTAGGGCTTAGGAGTCCTTTGATTAAATTGGCATTATCAATGTtaacaaagaaaaaagtgaTGCAGAGAACCAGATAAACATCCTACTCAGACAAGGTCGTTTTAGCGCTAGAAAACATGAGACGAAAAGCAGGCTGGATATTTATGTTCTGTTTATTTTGATAACATTATCAAccttatctttgacaccacagtACTGGAAGACATGGAGTGCAATTCTCAAAAAATTTTAGCTCtttattctttatttatttttcaatatatCCAACAAACGAACTAATTAATAGGTCAAGTGCCGTGATGGAATTTGGAATAAGATCAAAGTGGGGAAATAATGATACTCCAGAAGACATTGAATGGATTTGTTAATAGCCTTCAAATGAAACCTCGTTAACAAGCAAGTCATAGGCGTCTCACCCTGATTAAAAGCAGAAGCAAAAGAATTTAAAAGAGATATTCTAGTATTATCTTAGGCATGACCTCTTAGTACTGTAGATATGGTGTTAAGATAACGATAAAGATTCATTTAGATCTTAGATAGCTAGATTGCTCTTTAGTATTGAGATTTGACATGAATATTCTCGCATGCTTTCTAGTTCTTTAAGTTCTGCTAACAATGGTCGATGTTATAACTAGAATCACTAATAGGGAAATGGTAACTCTTCATGCACTGATAGTGTAATGATTTTTTTGCACTAACAACTATGAATGTCTGTTACATATGtatgatttgaatttcaaatttgaatttatattgtgcCACATACTTTAAACTCGCTAATGTGAAAAAAATTGTACATTGACGGTGTATAAAAGTCCTACTCTTAAGAATTTTGGgataaatatttgtaattatAATAGACGATGTGATTTAACCATTACAAAATATTAGGAAAActgcaatattttttttttgcaacaacGAAAATATTCCTATAGTCTAATTTATTCTATAGAGCCTAGAGAGACGGCTATTAGGTATACAGATTCGATTAGATCAAAATAGTGTTCTAGCACCATTACAGGAAAATTGCAATATTTTTTTACCGCAATGATAACATTCCTATAACCTAATTTATCCGGTAAAGCCTAAAGAGACTGCTAGCACGTATACATAATCAAAAGAGTGTTCCAGCACCATTACAAATTATTAGGAaaattgtaatattttttttgcctCAACGATAATATTTCTGTAACCTAATTTATCCTATAAAGCCTAAAGAGGCTACTAGTAGGTATACATAACATTCTTATAACCTAATTTATCCTGTAGAGCCCAAAAGAGACTGCTAGTAGGTATACAGATCCGACTAGATCAAAAGGATATTTTGACacttcttttaaatttttttacacTGCACGTAAGATTTGAACCCACTATCTAAAGAGAGACTTAATCCTTTTTTGGCGCCCACTGAGCTAAAGCTCGGGGGTTAGGAAAACTGCAATATGCTTTACTTTAAATGCCGTCCATGAAAACTGGAATGGCACGCGAAAGCCTAGTCAATTGGCATAAGATGgctaaatttcttgttcaagcTTCATTACCTACTATTGGACAGCTTCAATGTGCCCAACACAAATAAGAGGATATAGTCTACTTTCTGCTTGTCTTAGGTACATATTAGGAGAAAGGGATAGAGAAGAATCAAAAGCTTTCTCAGTTATCACTTTGTGACTTGTTATTGCGGAGCCACCTCATGGTCATGGGCAATTTCAACTGGAAAAAGGTAGCACTTTTGAATCAGGAAGAACGGGGAAAAGTAGATTTTCACACAAGTATCCAAACAGCTACCTCTATGGCTTCGATCCTTGCAATCGTGTATCGCTTGTTCGGTTAATTTGCTTAAGTGTGATCCAACGCATTTGGGCATCTCCTACTTTTCCCTTAGCTTTTTCGAATTGCGGCAAGTtagagaatttattcaaattgtgaaaagaaaattttaaaggaTTAAATTGATTCAACAAGAAAAAACATCAAATCAAGGAGAGAATGAGCATATCCATTATTATCTATTTTCCACTATCTGTTTTAGTTATACACGTTTGAAGTAGCCCTATCCTCCCTTCAAATCAATAATTAGTCTAACAAAAGGTTAAAAGTTGATCGGCTCGAGCCAATACAAGGCGTGGAGAGAAAGGCTTTGCATGTGACATTCTTTACTCGAATACATGGTCCATCAACCAAtcaacggaaaaaaaaaaaaaaaaagaaacaaagagagaaaaaagggaaCAAGATCTTGGCATATATGGTGCTTCCTTCAAAAGTTTAGCGTCAAATAACGGAACATTAGCATGTTTGGAcaaagtattatttgaaataattactacagtatttttttgtaatgtgatgcatgtaagataaaaaagtgggttgaaaaatatgttcatgatgtaagtaaaatattattttgaaaatattgtTTGGAGATTGTATGGTGAACACAGAGTCGAGAAAAAGGAGTAAATTACATATATCCCCTCTGTGGTTTCATTTATTGCCACATGACCCCCTAATGTTtcaaaatatccatttcaccTGCTATAGTTTTATGTAAAGTGGAAACTTGACTAGGCTATGTAACGTTATTAATTGAAATACCAATAGTGCCGTTACTTAAATGCTAAATCAATCGACAGTTTAACTACCTTATATAAAAGTACAGGAAGATTACGTGGATAAATGCAAAAGTTACAGGAAAGGTAAAGTGAATATTTATACAAACCATAAGGAGTTACATgaaaattaagattttattACACGTGCTTTTAGAACGTGTCTGGTATAAACGTCATATTTAATTGTGCATTCCGTCTATTTTTCATTTTACATAAAATTATAGGGGTTATGtgattattttgaaactttagagggttatttgatattatgTAAAATTACAGGGAGGTTATAAGtaatttattccaaaaaatcaaAGATACGTATAGGAATATATAAACCGATAGAGATATTAAAGAAACCCAGAGAGATATTAAGAGAGTGTAATACAAGTCTTTTGTACATCATGACGGTTCTATCTAAGGAAGGCAAATTGGTCTCAGACTGTTAGATTCATGTTAGCAGCAGACAATGAAAAATTCGATCAAACCAAATGGCCCGTATAtacgtcaaaaaaaaaaaaacaaagaaaaaagtttttgtTGCATCAAGCTCGTCTTTCTATGTGTTGAGATGTAATAAAAGAACTTGAGGACTGGATATATACAACGGGTTTGTTTGGACAGtaatttatttggccaaatatatttgcttacatcatcattacaattttcaatacacctttttactttctcaattacctttttatctcacatatatcacattacaaaaagtgctacagtaaaaatatctcaaataatttacaatccaaacagattcCGCACAAGTAACGTCAAACACAAACTGTTTTATGTCTTGTTGCTATTCTTCCTCGTATATCTCATGCCTTTGTATATGTTGTAAACATCACTTGAGTGCCCATGCTATTGCTAATTGAAGATCAATAAAATTACGAgaacttacaaaaaaaaaataaatgaaatattaGGAAAAGTTTAATTAACTAGTGTCCTTAATATCGTTCCTCGATCCACTAATACTTTAGTTGGTGATCAGGCATATCTATACATGACCAGATAAAGGGATTCTCACTGTAAAATTAAGCAGAAAATTCCTGAGAAAGTTAATTATAATACACCAGGAGGTTAACATATTTAGTACGTGAAGAACATATATAGAAATATCATAACAgctccatatatatatataggatacCATTCAGGACTGGTGTCCAAAGACAAGGATTTTTCCTAGTACCATGCTATAATTTATTTAAGCTGAAGCTGCTAAATACAGGGAATAATTCATATTATGTTTGAAGTATACATCAAGAATCAAGTATGCTTCCACGGAGCGCAATGAAGTTTCCCTGAGCAAGACCCCTCCCATGAACTTCTGCATCCATCTCCTGCGCCATCACAACATTTGCAAACCAATCCCAGTGTGGAGAACATCCCCGAATAACCTACACATATCCCagaaagaaaaaggcaaaaatatatagaaaacATCAGAAAACATTTCCCCACTACGGGCTtatgtttattttctttattattattattttttaaattttagggTTGGGAAGTGGGTGGGGAGGTGCTGGATGTTTAAATAGGTACTTACGTGGTGGAAATTTGGGTATCGGAGGATTGGCTTCAACTTGAAGGCGTCTGGCTCCGATGGGAGACGTTACAATGATGATAATGAACGACAAAGCGAAGAGCTCAAAACGTTGAGACATGCTAACTGGATTGAAATTCGCAGGTGTGGTCTAGCTAGGACGTGGAGAAGCCAAACTAGATCAGGGCAAACTTCGATCAGCAGCTAGAAACTGCTAAAGAGATTTGCTAAAATTAGTTTCAGATAAATATCAAACGGGGAAAAGTTACAAAGAGAATTGTTCTCTCTACCCCTAGAACCTTAGAGCTTAGAGTTACATATATGGATACCTTGGTCTCTAGTGCGCATTCTCCAAATAATCCCCTAAACCCTATATATAGGCCAAGATGTTCTTCAATATTTGAGCCTTAAAAGAGTAAGTTTATGAATTTGTATTTTCAGAGATGTTAATTCTGACTTTTGGAAATG
This portion of the Coffea arabica cultivar ET-39 chromosome 2e, Coffea Arabica ET-39 HiFi, whole genome shotgun sequence genome encodes:
- the LOC113730430 gene encoding uncharacterized protein translates to MKTTMKYVFALGFLVVLGISCLNGADGAGECGRSSPGMEAMKLIPCAEAAQDANAPVSSGCCAQVKKLGQNPKCLCAVMLSDTAKNSGVKPEIAVTIPKRCNLADRPVGYKCGAYTLP
- the LOC140036582 gene encoding uncharacterized protein produces the protein MEKGKQVGSSSSSFTMDLFGPKEPSKSSSSSTGLFGSVFGPSSTGLGKDSAHSGRKQDFGSQYGTARNGTSDYINQKSRADTKEKSSIYQSETSEPCYFSSSIYYGGQEVYSPTGQNTNSQHVFRRDGEDDDSNDNNPSSASRGNWWQGSLYY